In the Mycolicibacterium thermoresistibile genome, one interval contains:
- a CDS encoding carbohydrate ABC transporter permease, with translation MTAIAPGASEHLTGSEADRVARIKHAKQQGVSRAEGWRRRGPLLPALIFMIIVTQVPFLFTLYFSTLSWNLVRPGSREFVGFQNYVDVVQDSTFWQVAVNSVLIIVVTVLVSVLLGLGLALLLDRVFLGRGIVRTLLITPFLVTPVAGALMWKTAMLDPVFGIVNWLLSPFGVHQVDWVSRFPLTSVMINLVWQWTPFMMLLILAGLQSMPRDILEAGRVDGAGTFQLFRELTLPHLRRFIELGAVLGAIYLVNTFDPIYMMTQGGPGTASSNLPFYIYQRAFLGFDIGQAAAMGVIVVIFTIIIATFALRLIFRSFTGKEEAA, from the coding sequence ATGACAGCCATCGCCCCCGGCGCGTCAGAGCACCTCACCGGGTCCGAGGCCGACCGGGTCGCCCGCATCAAACACGCCAAACAGCAGGGGGTCTCACGGGCCGAAGGGTGGCGACGGCGCGGGCCGCTGCTGCCGGCGCTGATCTTCATGATCATCGTCACCCAGGTCCCGTTCCTGTTCACGCTGTACTTCTCCACGTTGTCGTGGAACCTGGTGCGGCCGGGGTCGCGCGAGTTCGTCGGGTTCCAGAACTACGTGGATGTGGTGCAGGACAGCACCTTCTGGCAGGTCGCGGTGAACTCGGTGCTCATCATCGTGGTGACCGTGCTGGTGTCGGTGCTGCTCGGGCTGGGGCTGGCGCTGCTGCTGGACCGGGTGTTCCTGGGCCGCGGCATCGTCCGGACGCTGCTGATCACCCCGTTCCTGGTGACGCCGGTGGCCGGGGCGCTGATGTGGAAGACCGCCATGCTCGACCCGGTGTTCGGCATCGTCAACTGGCTGCTGTCGCCGTTCGGGGTGCACCAGGTGGACTGGGTGAGCCGGTTCCCGCTGACCTCGGTGATGATCAATCTGGTCTGGCAGTGGACGCCGTTCATGATGCTGCTGATCCTGGCCGGGCTGCAGTCCATGCCGCGCGACATCCTGGAAGCCGGCCGGGTGGACGGCGCCGGGACGTTCCAGCTGTTCCGCGAGCTCACCCTGCCGCATCTGCGCCGGTTCATCGAACTCGGCGCGGTGCTGGGCGCCATCTACCTGGTCAACACGTTCGACCCGATCTACATGATGACCCAGGGTGGGCCGGGTACCGCGAGTTCGAACCTGCCGTTCTACATCTACCAGCGCGCGTTCCTGGGCTTCGACATCGGCCAGGCGGCGGCGATGGGCGTCATCGTCGTCATCTTCACGATCATCATCGCCACCTTCGCGTTGCGACTGATCTTCCGCTCGTTCACCGGTAAAGAGGAGGCGGCCTGA
- a CDS encoding ABC transporter ATP-binding protein encodes MATITYRNASCIYEGSDTFAVNSLNLEIEDGEFVVLVGPSGSGKSTALRMLAGLEDIDDGDIEIGGRNMRGVPSKDRDIAMVFQNYALYPNKTVAENMGFALKLRGVAASERRRKVEEAAKLLDLTEFLDRKPAKLSGGQRQRVAMGRAIVREPQVFCMDEPLSNLDAKLRVQTRTQIAALQRRLGTTTVYVTHDQVEAMTMGDRVAVLKHGRLQQFASPGDLYHRPANAFVAGFIGSPAMNLFNAQLVPEGVQIGDTVLELERAQLTALHEAKLDTVTVGLRPEHLELSDAGGVEVVVDLVEDLGSEAYLYTHTGSGVDLVARCLDRVPAKLADTVRLRKRTDGVVHLFHPDTGERVGE; translated from the coding sequence ATGGCGACAATCACCTACCGCAACGCGTCGTGCATCTACGAAGGGTCCGACACGTTCGCGGTGAACTCGCTCAACCTCGAGATCGAGGACGGTGAGTTCGTGGTGCTGGTCGGGCCGTCCGGGTCGGGGAAGAGCACCGCACTGCGGATGCTGGCCGGGCTGGAGGACATCGACGACGGCGACATCGAGATCGGTGGCCGCAACATGCGCGGGGTGCCGTCGAAGGACCGCGACATCGCGATGGTGTTCCAGAACTACGCGCTGTATCCGAACAAGACCGTCGCGGAGAACATGGGATTCGCGCTGAAACTGCGCGGGGTGGCGGCCTCCGAGCGGCGCCGCAAGGTCGAGGAGGCCGCCAAACTGCTCGACCTCACCGAGTTCCTGGACCGCAAGCCGGCCAAGCTGTCCGGTGGGCAGCGCCAACGGGTGGCGATGGGCCGGGCGATCGTGCGGGAGCCGCAGGTGTTCTGCATGGACGAACCGCTGTCGAACCTCGATGCCAAACTGCGGGTGCAGACCCGCACCCAGATCGCCGCGCTGCAGCGTCGGCTCGGCACCACCACCGTGTACGTGACCCACGATCAGGTCGAGGCGATGACCATGGGGGACCGGGTGGCGGTGTTGAAACACGGTCGGCTGCAGCAGTTCGCGTCGCCCGGGGACCTGTATCACCGGCCGGCCAACGCGTTCGTGGCCGGGTTCATCGGGTCACCGGCGATGAACCTGTTCAACGCGCAGCTGGTGCCGGAAGGGGTGCAGATCGGCGACACCGTGCTGGAACTCGAACGCGCCCAGCTCACCGCACTGCACGAGGCCAAACTCGACACCGTCACCGTCGGGTTGCGGCCCGAGCACCTCGAACTGTCCGATGCCGGCGGGGTCGAGGTGGTGGTCGACCTGGTCGAGGATCTGGGGAGTGAGGCGTATCTGTACACGCACACCGGCAGCGGAGTGGACCTGGTGGCGCGGTGTCTGGACCGGGTGCCGGCCAAACTGGCCGACACCGTGCGGCTGCGGAAGCGGACCGACGGTGTGGTGCACCTGTTCCATCCGGACACCGGGGAACGGGTGGGGGAGTAG
- a CDS encoding carbohydrate ABC transporter permease: protein MSTATVTTTAPVPTEPSKAAKVKRRSFDPWGVVAWIAAIGFFFPVFWMVLTAFKQEVDAYTTTPKVFFAPTLDQFRAVFDQGIGTALLNSLFATVVSTLLVLALGVPAAFALSLRPVRKTQDALFFFMSTKMLPIVAAIIPLYVIVSNVGLLDNIWALIILYTAMNLPIAVWMMRSFFLEVPGELLEAASLDGAGTWRTMREVILPIVSPGIAATALICVIFAWNEFFFAVNLTAVQAQTMPVFLVGFIAGEGLYWAKLCAASTMAALPVILAGWLAQNKLVRGLSFGAIK, encoded by the coding sequence ATGAGCACGGCCACTGTCACCACCACCGCCCCCGTCCCGACCGAGCCGTCGAAGGCCGCCAAGGTCAAACGGCGCAGCTTCGACCCGTGGGGTGTGGTGGCCTGGATCGCGGCCATCGGGTTCTTCTTCCCGGTGTTCTGGATGGTGCTGACCGCGTTCAAACAAGAGGTGGACGCCTACACCACCACCCCGAAGGTGTTCTTCGCGCCGACGCTGGACCAGTTCCGCGCGGTGTTCGACCAGGGCATCGGCACCGCGCTGCTGAACTCGCTCTTCGCCACCGTGGTGTCGACCCTGCTGGTGCTGGCGCTGGGGGTGCCGGCGGCGTTCGCGTTGTCGCTGCGGCCGGTGCGCAAGACCCAGGACGCGCTGTTCTTCTTCATGAGCACCAAGATGCTGCCGATCGTCGCGGCGATCATCCCGCTGTATGTGATCGTGTCCAATGTCGGCCTGCTGGACAACATCTGGGCGCTGATCATCCTCTACACGGCGATGAACCTGCCGATCGCGGTGTGGATGATGCGGTCGTTCTTCCTCGAGGTGCCCGGTGAACTGCTGGAGGCCGCCAGCCTGGACGGGGCGGGCACCTGGCGCACCATGCGGGAGGTGATCCTGCCGATCGTGTCGCCCGGGATCGCGGCGACCGCGCTGATCTGCGTGATCTTCGCGTGGAACGAGTTCTTCTTCGCGGTCAACCTGACCGCGGTGCAGGCCCAGACCATGCCGGTGTTCCTGGTCGGCTTCATCGCCGGGGAGGGGCTGTACTGGGCCAAGCTGTGCGCGGCGTCGACGATGGCGGCGCTGCCGGTGATCCTGGCCGGCTGGCTGGCGCAGAACAAGCTGGTGCGCGGGCTGTCCTTCGGCGCGATCAAGTAA
- a CDS encoding AAA family ATPase gives MRIRSVTAHAFGPLRDETLEFGEGMTVVVGNNESGKSSWHGAIFAAICGLPRRKGPPTTSDRQFADRHKPWGHDQWLVTTQLHLDDGRLIEMRQDLANKVDCHAFDLKMGRDVSAEIMNDGTPDASLWLGLDRSTFVATACINQGQVMRVVKDANALQDHLQRAAATAGSSGSAAKAIERLDIFARCRLP, from the coding sequence ATGCGGATTCGTTCTGTAACAGCACACGCATTCGGACCGCTCCGCGATGAAACCCTCGAGTTCGGCGAGGGAATGACGGTCGTTGTCGGGAATAACGAAAGCGGAAAATCCTCCTGGCATGGAGCGATCTTTGCCGCGATTTGCGGTTTGCCTCGACGAAAAGGACCGCCGACGACGTCCGACCGACAGTTTGCGGATCGGCACAAGCCGTGGGGCCATGACCAGTGGCTGGTCACCACACAGCTTCACCTTGACGACGGCCGACTGATCGAAATGCGTCAGGACCTTGCCAACAAGGTCGACTGCCATGCGTTTGACCTCAAGATGGGGCGCGATGTCTCTGCCGAAATCATGAACGACGGGACACCCGACGCCTCGCTATGGCTAGGCCTCGACCGATCGACCTTCGTTGCGACAGCCTGCATCAATCAAGGTCAGGTGATGCGTGTCGTCAAAGACGCCAACGCACTCCAAGACCACCTACAACGTGCAGCGGCCACTGCGGGTAGTTCCGGAAGTGCAGCGAAAGCAATCGAACGCCTTGATATTTTTGCCCGCTGTCGTCTGCCATGA
- a CDS encoding sugar-binding transcriptional regulator, translating to MSGPTMDSPEPSAPAAAEDLRLALRAASLYYLDNLTQAEVAARLGVSRPTAGRLIARAKAKGLVRIEVVVPPDQRDSVYADEEMDLEAAFGLIEAVVVGGNLDDAGPLDDPATWAPVGRAGARLLTRRLRPTDSLGFNWGPEVVAVAKALPAGAASCRAVVQLDGAISAGNYQTGTEYVLGRCAERLHAKVIRLPAPLYADPATVASLHNDSLISRALEAGRSAEVMMFGVGTVSTSTTLFEGSFLDTGMLDRLKAQGAVGEIGGRFFDADGVVLETELSPRAVSVPLEDIRDCPTTILLTGGSGKYEAALAALRGGFARYLVCDVHCARWLLDNRKEVPR from the coding sequence ATGTCCGGTCCGACGATGGACAGCCCGGAGCCCTCGGCGCCGGCTGCCGCGGAGGACCTGCGCCTGGCGCTGCGGGCCGCGTCGCTGTACTACCTCGACAACCTCACCCAGGCCGAGGTCGCCGCCCGGTTGGGGGTGTCCAGACCCACCGCCGGCCGGCTCATCGCCCGCGCGAAGGCCAAGGGCCTGGTGCGCATCGAGGTGGTGGTGCCGCCGGATCAACGCGACAGCGTGTACGCCGACGAGGAGATGGACCTCGAGGCGGCGTTCGGGCTGATCGAGGCGGTGGTGGTCGGCGGCAACCTCGACGACGCCGGCCCGCTCGACGACCCGGCCACCTGGGCGCCGGTCGGCCGTGCCGGTGCGCGACTGCTCACTCGTCGGCTCCGGCCCACCGACAGCCTCGGTTTCAACTGGGGCCCGGAGGTGGTGGCCGTCGCCAAGGCGCTGCCGGCCGGGGCGGCAAGCTGCCGCGCGGTGGTGCAACTCGACGGCGCGATCAGCGCCGGCAACTACCAGACCGGCACCGAGTACGTGCTGGGACGATGCGCCGAACGGCTGCACGCCAAGGTGATCCGGCTCCCGGCTCCGTTGTACGCCGATCCGGCGACGGTGGCGTCGCTGCACAACGACTCGCTGATCTCACGCGCGCTGGAGGCCGGGCGCAGCGCCGAGGTGATGATGTTCGGCGTCGGCACGGTCTCGACGTCGACCACGCTGTTCGAGGGCAGCTTCCTCGACACCGGCATGCTGGACCGGCTCAAGGCCCAGGGCGCGGTGGGGGAGATCGGCGGCCGGTTCTTCGACGCCGACGGGGTGGTGCTGGAGACCGAGTTGTCCCCGCGGGCGGTGTCGGTGCCTTTGGAGGACATCCGCGACTGCCCGACCACGATCCTGCTGACCGGCGGGTCGGGCAAATACGAAGCGGCGCTGGCCGCACTGCGGGGTGGCTTCGCCCGCTACCTGGTGTGCGACGTGCATTGCGCCCGATGGTTGTTGGACAACCGCAAGGAGGTGCCGAGGTGA
- the istA gene encoding IS21 family transposase produces MAFREVSVNEIREVLRVWLGVAGLPAPGYRTIAAHCGLDRKTVRRYVEAAQGAGLRRDADPSAIDDGLIGLVAEAVRPVRPDGHGAAWEQLLGFEDQITAWVAGTAEQRPLTVTKIHTLLGRQGCVVPYRTLHRFASQRCGFGRKDLTVRVADGDPGVECQIDFGYLGMLTDPADGRRRKVHALIFTAVYSRHMFVWLSYSQTLAAVIAGCEAAWEFFGGVFAVLIPDNLKPVIAAADAVNPQFSQGWLDYAGHAGFLTDPARVASPKDKPRVERAVHYVRRNFWDGETFTSLEQAQQAAVRWCRDTAGTRTHGTTCAQPGQVFTAEEQPKLLPAPEVYDVPVFKTVKVHRDFHAEVGKALYSLPECWIGQRLDVRADTELVKFYHRGVLVKVHPRQRPGGRSTDPTDLPEHKTGYALRDVAALIATCASHGPHVGIYAERILDDRLPWTRMRTVYRLLGLVRRYGAARVEQACSLSLDLDVVSVNKIASMLERATETSAPALPQAVGHTATRFVRDPSEFNSTPTSLTAVPGTDPEETR; encoded by the coding sequence ATGGCTTTTCGGGAGGTCAGTGTGAATGAGATCAGAGAAGTGTTACGGGTGTGGCTGGGGGTCGCGGGGTTGCCGGCGCCGGGCTATCGCACGATCGCCGCGCATTGCGGCCTGGACCGCAAGACGGTGCGGCGCTATGTCGAGGCCGCCCAGGGGGCCGGTCTGCGCCGCGACGCTGATCCCAGCGCGATTGATGACGGCCTGATCGGGTTGGTCGCCGAAGCGGTGCGTCCGGTGCGCCCTGATGGCCACGGGGCGGCGTGGGAGCAGCTTTTGGGGTTCGAGGATCAGATCACTGCCTGGGTGGCTGGCACGGCAGAGCAGCGGCCGTTGACGGTGACCAAGATCCACACCCTGCTGGGTCGGCAGGGCTGTGTGGTGCCGTACCGGACATTGCATCGATTCGCCAGCCAGCGTTGCGGTTTCGGCCGCAAGGACCTCACAGTACGGGTCGCCGATGGTGATCCCGGGGTGGAGTGCCAGATCGATTTTGGCTATTTGGGGATGCTCACCGACCCCGCCGACGGGCGGCGCCGCAAGGTGCATGCCCTGATCTTCACCGCGGTGTACTCCCGACACATGTTCGTGTGGCTGTCCTACTCGCAGACCCTGGCCGCGGTGATCGCCGGATGCGAGGCGGCGTGGGAGTTCTTCGGGGGCGTGTTCGCGGTGCTGATCCCCGACAATCTCAAACCGGTGATCGCCGCCGCCGATGCGGTCAACCCGCAGTTCAGCCAGGGCTGGCTGGACTACGCCGGCCATGCCGGGTTCCTGACCGACCCGGCGAGGGTGGCCTCGCCGAAAGACAAGCCGCGCGTGGAACGCGCCGTGCATTACGTGCGCCGAAACTTCTGGGACGGTGAAACATTCACCAGCCTTGAGCAAGCGCAGCAGGCCGCCGTGCGGTGGTGTCGTGACACGGCGGGCACCCGCACCCACGGCACCACCTGCGCACAGCCGGGGCAGGTGTTCACCGCCGAGGAACAACCGAAGCTGCTGCCGGCGCCGGAGGTCTATGACGTGCCGGTGTTCAAGACGGTCAAGGTGCACCGCGATTTCCACGCCGAGGTCGGCAAGGCGCTGTACTCGCTGCCCGAGTGCTGGATAGGACAGCGCTTGGACGTGCGCGCCGACACCGAGCTCGTGAAGTTCTACCACCGCGGCGTGCTGGTCAAGGTTCACCCCCGCCAGCGGCCCGGTGGGCGCAGTACCGACCCCACCGATCTGCCCGAACACAAGACCGGCTACGCCCTGCGGGATGTGGCGGCGTTGATCGCCACCTGCGCCTCCCACGGCCCCCACGTGGGGATCTACGCCGAACGCATCCTCGATGACCGGCTGCCCTGGACCCGGATGCGCACGGTCTACCGCCTGCTGGGCCTGGTACGGCGCTACGGCGCAGCGCGGGTCGAACAAGCCTGCTCGCTATCGCTGGATCTCGATGTCGTCTCGGTGAACAAGATCGCCTCCATGCTGGAGCGCGCCACCGAGACCAGCGCCCCGGCACTGCCACAGGCAGTCGGCCACACCGCGACCCGGTTTGTCCGCGATCCATCCGAATTCAACTCCACCCCAACATCATTGACCGCCGTACCCGGTACCGATCCCGAGGAGACCCGCTGA
- a CDS encoding ABC transporter substrate-binding protein, whose protein sequence is MLAAVAAVCLTLTGCAGAGTLGSSGNTVTIALVSNSQMSDAQRLAPHFEAANPDIRLKFVTLSENQARAKITASTAMGGGEFDVVMISNYETPQWAADGWLVNLSDYARQTPGYDEDDFIPSIRESLSYEGDMYAVPFYGESSFLMYRKDLFEKSGIDMPHNPTWQQVADAAAALDTPDMAGICLRGKPGWGEVLAPLDTVINTFGGRWYDMDWNAQLDSPEVEEAVSFYVNLVRDHGEPGPATSGFGECATQFAQGRAAMWYDATSAVSVLEDPAQSNVVGKVGYALAPTVVKADAGWLYTWALGIPASSDNKDSAWKFISWMTDKNYIRLVGEELGWARVPPGNRLSTYQIPEYQQASEAFGQVTLESLENADTQHPTVQPVPYTGVQFLAIPEFQDLGTRVSQQISAAIAGQKSVKDALAQAQKYAQVVGKTYQEKP, encoded by the coding sequence GTGCTGGCCGCCGTCGCCGCGGTCTGCCTGACCCTGACCGGCTGTGCCGGGGCCGGAACCCTGGGCTCGTCGGGCAACACCGTGACGATCGCGCTGGTGTCGAACTCGCAGATGTCCGACGCGCAGCGGTTGGCGCCGCACTTCGAGGCCGCCAACCCCGACATCCGGCTGAAGTTCGTCACGCTCTCGGAGAACCAGGCGCGGGCCAAGATCACCGCCTCGACGGCGATGGGCGGCGGCGAGTTCGACGTGGTGATGATCAGCAACTACGAGACCCCGCAGTGGGCCGCGGACGGCTGGCTGGTCAACCTGTCCGACTACGCCCGGCAGACCCCCGGCTACGACGAGGACGACTTCATCCCCAGCATCCGCGAATCGCTGTCGTACGAGGGCGACATGTACGCGGTGCCGTTCTACGGCGAATCGTCGTTCCTGATGTACCGCAAGGACCTGTTCGAGAAGTCCGGAATCGACATGCCGCACAACCCGACCTGGCAGCAGGTCGCCGACGCCGCCGCTGCCCTCGACACCCCGGACATGGCCGGCATCTGCCTGCGCGGCAAACCGGGCTGGGGTGAGGTGCTCGCCCCGCTGGACACCGTGATCAACACCTTCGGCGGCCGCTGGTACGACATGGACTGGAACGCCCAACTCGACAGCCCCGAGGTCGAAGAGGCCGTCAGCTTCTATGTGAACCTGGTGCGCGACCACGGTGAACCCGGCCCCGCCACCAGTGGATTCGGGGAGTGCGCCACCCAGTTCGCGCAGGGTCGCGCCGCCATGTGGTACGACGCCACCTCTGCGGTGTCGGTGCTGGAGGATCCGGCGCAGAGCAACGTGGTCGGCAAGGTCGGCTACGCGCTGGCGCCGACCGTCGTCAAAGCCGACGCCGGCTGGCTCTACACCTGGGCGCTGGGCATCCCGGCCAGCAGCGACAACAAGGACTCGGCGTGGAAGTTCATCTCCTGGATGACCGACAAGAACTACATCCGGCTGGTCGGTGAGGAACTCGGCTGGGCGCGGGTTCCGCCGGGGAACCGGTTGTCCACCTATCAGATTCCCGAATACCAGCAGGCCTCCGAGGCGTTCGGGCAGGTGACGCTCGAGTCGCTGGAGAACGCCGACACCCAACACCCGACGGTGCAGCCGGTGCCCTACACCGGGGTGCAGTTCCTCGCGATCCCCGAGTTCCAGGACCTCGGCACCCGGGTCAGCCAACAGATCAGCGCGGCGATCGCCGGGCAGAAATCCGTCAAGGACGCGCTCGCGCAGGCGCAGAAGTACGCACAAGTGGTCGGCAAGACGTATCAGGAGAAGCCATGA
- a CDS encoding ATP-binding protein, producing the protein MVPSPWQSGGPITLASDTRERIGSDRRNSTKPLRKAITRVEEAKQALVEAKEAHAAYLAEVDQVNHLRLDAAEAGRKLKLYEAARARDEANELQRREARARALDSKLGGTEPPSVLADDDLANLVADALAQWRSQPPIAPPSPQQRTSRQIREELDALPAVPEGDIEPHDSVMQAAAAFDQALIQLESHARMKPTASSTVSPLPVTDQELYELIQSLDKAVPAVPPDLFQRVKDAEEAAAQAQRRDRLSIGSIGIGVALAVVGLALLVTVHVVAGVLVTLSGAAFGLYGLTQRRRVPTEVATRQLTEARTALRSAEQRAEEAIEEHERADARCAELGIAAESGSLRNLLDARLKIQEFRRNQAHWEQRRDDLQVTLDDAASALARALADRGYLSVPPNHDGLRLAVDSYHRDCRERAARSREAARRNHLLRELQVVEKAEQRVAADQLRRDQASREVTAAAELCGLVADDAESAVEALEKWLQERSNRLADLTNRQKDWATLQELLDGQSLADLEAACLRAIARANELCDEVESDAPESIEESVAHEHLPRLREDAAAAEAMVARKTGELAQFEKQITSVAEAEEALCHAEVDLMRIRELKDTLDRTRDFLRNAQDRIHRDITPVLVQTLNHWLPKVTDGRYTDAIVDPASLKVQVRGESGPWRAAELLSHGTAEQIYLLLRIALADHVTRGHDTCPLLLDDVTVHTDAERTSAILNLLLEITTDRQVILFTQEQEVARWAQHKLTGPHHKLHTLRQVELV; encoded by the coding sequence GTGGTCCCATCCCCTTGGCAATCAGGTGGTCCCATCACCCTGGCAAGCGACACCCGCGAACGGATTGGGAGCGACCGGCGCAATTCGACCAAGCCACTTCGCAAAGCGATCACCCGTGTGGAAGAAGCAAAGCAAGCGCTGGTGGAGGCCAAGGAAGCTCATGCAGCCTATCTGGCTGAAGTTGACCAGGTCAATCACTTACGGCTCGACGCGGCAGAAGCCGGCCGAAAACTGAAACTGTATGAGGCTGCGCGCGCCAGGGATGAGGCGAATGAACTGCAGCGCAGGGAAGCACGTGCCCGAGCGCTTGACAGCAAACTCGGCGGCACAGAACCACCGTCAGTTTTGGCAGACGATGATCTCGCCAACCTGGTCGCCGATGCGTTGGCGCAGTGGCGGTCCCAACCTCCTATCGCTCCACCATCACCACAGCAACGAACAAGTAGGCAAATTCGAGAAGAGCTCGATGCACTACCCGCCGTACCTGAGGGCGACATTGAACCCCACGACAGCGTGATGCAAGCTGCCGCTGCATTCGATCAGGCTCTGATACAACTCGAATCCCACGCCCGGATGAAACCGACGGCCAGCTCCACGGTCTCGCCACTCCCGGTCACCGACCAAGAACTCTACGAATTGATCCAATCTCTGGACAAGGCGGTGCCTGCGGTCCCACCGGACTTGTTCCAAAGGGTGAAAGATGCGGAAGAAGCCGCGGCGCAGGCACAACGCCGCGACCGACTATCGATTGGATCAATTGGTATTGGGGTAGCGCTTGCCGTGGTCGGCTTAGCGCTGCTGGTAACCGTACACGTCGTGGCCGGTGTCCTAGTCACACTTTCTGGGGCCGCGTTCGGCCTCTATGGTCTCACCCAGCGTCGCAGGGTGCCCACAGAAGTAGCAACCAGGCAACTCACCGAGGCGCGGACAGCCCTCCGCTCGGCAGAGCAGCGGGCTGAAGAGGCCATCGAAGAACATGAGCGTGCGGATGCTCGGTGCGCCGAACTCGGTATCGCGGCGGAGTCCGGTTCATTGCGTAATCTCCTGGATGCGCGCCTCAAGATTCAGGAATTCCGGCGAAACCAGGCCCATTGGGAGCAACGACGGGATGACCTACAAGTCACGCTGGACGATGCAGCCTCAGCGCTTGCCCGTGCATTGGCCGACCGAGGATATCTTTCCGTACCGCCGAACCATGACGGTTTGCGCCTTGCCGTCGACAGTTATCACCGGGACTGCCGGGAACGAGCAGCGCGCTCGAGAGAGGCCGCTCGCCGCAATCACCTCCTCCGAGAATTGCAGGTGGTGGAGAAAGCTGAACAGAGAGTTGCCGCGGACCAACTACGCCGAGATCAAGCGTCCCGAGAGGTGACCGCGGCTGCCGAGCTATGCGGTCTGGTTGCCGACGATGCTGAGTCAGCCGTCGAAGCTCTCGAGAAATGGCTCCAAGAGCGTTCCAATCGATTGGCCGACCTCACCAATAGACAGAAGGACTGGGCCACACTCCAAGAACTTCTTGACGGCCAGTCACTTGCTGACTTGGAAGCTGCCTGCCTCCGCGCGATCGCTCGCGCAAATGAACTCTGCGATGAGGTCGAATCCGACGCGCCGGAGTCCATCGAGGAGTCGGTTGCCCACGAACACCTACCCCGGCTTCGTGAGGACGCCGCCGCCGCTGAGGCGATGGTGGCGAGGAAAACAGGTGAGTTAGCACAATTCGAGAAGCAGATCACCAGCGTGGCGGAGGCGGAGGAAGCGCTTTGCCACGCCGAGGTCGACTTGATGCGCATTCGTGAACTGAAAGACACTCTCGACCGGACCAGAGATTTCCTTCGAAACGCCCAAGATCGGATACACCGCGACATCACACCAGTACTGGTCCAGACCTTGAATCATTGGCTGCCGAAAGTCACCGACGGACGGTACACGGACGCCATCGTTGATCCAGCGTCCCTGAAGGTGCAGGTGCGCGGCGAATCCGGCCCATGGCGAGCGGCTGAACTGCTCTCCCATGGGACCGCCGAACAAATCTACCTTTTGTTGCGAATCGCACTCGCCGATCACGTAACCCGAGGACACGACACGTGCCCACTTCTTCTCGATGACGTGACAGTCCATACCGACGCGGAACGCACCAGCGCCATACTCAACCTGCTTCTCGAAATCACAACTGACCGCCAGGTCATCCTCTTCACTCAAGAACAGGAAGTTGCACGCTGGGCGCAGCACAAACTCACCGGACCGCACCATAAGTTGCACACTTTGCGCCAGGTAGAACTCGTTTAG
- the istB gene encoding IS21-like element helper ATPase IstB — protein MTTTHRGATDPIGADLLRLLKALKLGAMADTPPERAALARQHKLSHIGFLETLLADEVSRRESRSAALRAAKAGLDPTMRFDTWTAHEDLRYDRTLLGDLTSLRFLDAGQSAIVLGPVGVGKTHLATALGHMAIRRRHTVVFGRADKLFTRLRAARLDHTVEAEIRRLAAVDVLIIDDFALRPLDATETSDFYEIVVERHRTKTTIVTSNREPAEWLTMTADTLLAQSAIDRLTSAAHTLVIEGPSYRQRTRPQLDPGPDDEHPQ, from the coding sequence ATGACCACCACCCACCGTGGCGCCACCGACCCTATCGGCGCTGATCTGCTCAGACTGCTCAAGGCCCTCAAACTCGGAGCGATGGCCGACACCCCGCCCGAACGCGCCGCCCTGGCCCGCCAACACAAACTCAGCCACATCGGCTTTCTCGAAACACTGCTCGCCGACGAGGTCTCCAGACGCGAATCCCGCTCCGCCGCACTACGAGCGGCCAAAGCCGGGCTCGACCCCACCATGCGGTTCGACACCTGGACCGCACATGAAGACCTGCGCTATGATCGCACCCTGCTCGGCGATCTGACCTCACTGCGGTTCCTCGACGCCGGCCAGTCCGCCATCGTCCTCGGACCCGTTGGTGTTGGCAAAACTCATCTGGCAACAGCATTGGGGCACATGGCTATTCGTCGCCGCCACACCGTCGTGTTCGGCCGCGCCGACAAACTGTTCACCCGGCTACGCGCCGCCCGGCTCGACCACACCGTCGAAGCCGAGATCCGCCGACTGGCCGCCGTCGACGTCCTCATCATCGACGACTTCGCGCTACGACCCCTCGACGCCACCGAAACCAGCGACTTCTACGAAATCGTCGTCGAACGCCACCGCACCAAGACCACCATCGTGACGTCGAACCGCGAGCCCGCCGAATGGCTGACCATGACCGCCGACACCCTGCTCGCCCAATCAGCCATTGACCGGCTGACCTCCGCGGCCCACACCCTGGTCATCGAGGGACCGTCCTACCGACAACGCACCCGACCCCAGCTTGACCCCGGCCCCGACGACGAGCATCCTCAGTAA